The sequence cgtGGGGTAGGCCTCAGGTTAGATGATGTAGGCAGGAGTGAGCCCCGAGGCATGGAGTAGCGCCGTTGGGATTTTGATTATTTGGTTTAAGCTGTTTACCCTGCGTTGTATTATGATACacttatttcgatatggttggaCCTTAACTAGTATTTTTAATTGTTGCTTTCGATTTGGATTTTATGTATTCTAGTTTCcgcttatttatttgattatcattatttaagatttaattgcatgcttaagttttaatttagtaggtgattccagaGTGGGTCAATACACAGAGCGGATCATAGAGAGCACAAAAAATCGAGGGAACTCACAGGCGCGAAGCAAGGGATTTTAAGTAAGGATTGATTGCGGAGACGAAGAACGCTGAATCTGGGGGACAGAGACACTACTTTTGctttgttatttttattcttaattCATCAAATTGATGTATAGACTCATGAACATGtttggtttttgtttcttttgcaTAATGAACTAACTCTTTGATTCTAGAGAAATGTTGTAGCTTAGTTGATacgatttttatgattttttggtTTATGTGATTGAATTTCAGCAAGTTTGATTGTGTTTCTAGATTTTAATGTTTTCagtttactggccataaattgaatGATCTAATTATGATTCTatcactcgggagaggggatttgaATTAAGATCACAAGAAACGTattgtttaaaatttatatagTTCGGAGGCATATAACTTCAGCAACTTACGTAAGAACAAACTTTTCATTCATCAATCAagcctagatttttaataggaatATTACAATCAAAACTTAATGATGCATTCTATTTATCACTTGGGAAAGAGAACTAGAAGTAATTGATGTTCTTAGATATTAAACAAGTGGAATTCATGAACATAAATTCGATAGAGAATAGTAATCGTGAAAACTAAGTGAAGTCAAacctatatataattttttcttattGATATCTATCAATTATTCGCATTTGCTTGCCAATTTTTCTGGCTAATTTAGTTAAAGTTGAAAGAATCCCATTTTtcgtattttttaaataaagtctagactattttaattacaaacaTTAATATAATGTTAAATACATACTCTCCGTGGGACCGATATTCTACTtactttttattaaaaattgatatcgtgcacttgcgagcgAAAATCACATAACGGGCTGAGCGAACCTATTATAAAtggctatctcgaaggagatacgacTCAATGTGATATATGAACATGCAGCATATGAACAtaaatacatgcatatcatgGCATGTAAACTGCAACACATAAGAGTGCATACTCAgctggatatctcagtcagtactatGTACCTCTATAGGTCAAATCTAGATGTAACGGGTCTAgtatccaagcctataatcaaatgTATACTTTATCACTTATACaattctaaaatccttaactaagctaatagatactcccaaactTGTCGGAGATCTCAGAGTATACTTGTATCCATCGCAAGTCCACTGATGTCCATGGTCTCAAACtataggcacagctccgctacaactCCAGTAGCGCTTCTATATATTCGGCCCTCGAGGAAATGAATATAACACTCTAAAACCCTATGAATTCTGAACTCACACCCTCAATTTGCATTTTGAGATAAGGGTAtcggcctctatttatagacaaagttTCGGACCTTTTGATCTAGATTCGGACCTTCTGAACggagttcggatcttccgatcgcattcggagcttccgatctatacTAACCGTACGCGTGTATCTTTTATTGGACAACTCATTGCTATAGGCGAGTTCAGGCGTTCCGGTATGGGGGTTTGGAACTTCCGAACTATGCTCCGTCAAATCACCAATCAGAAGCCCATGCCTTGACTGTCTAAGGGagttcgaacgttccgatctcacgttcggacctttcgaacgtctcggtgcttccgaactgcaCCCTTGCCTTTCGAActggttcggaccttccgaactgctTTGGCTTGAGATTCAGATCTTCCAAACTACTAGGGTCCCTGGGTCCTCTAGATAATTTTCGGGAGTCCTGAATTCGATTAATAACTTATTTTCCTTAAATAAGGACTCTTTGATCATGTTCTATCTATTTAAACATACTTAGGAATTTTAATTACTTAAACATGAGTCGGGATACTACAAACGGAGTAGCTGAGGAAACGAGGAGTTGCAATTTTGGGGTGGTATACCGTACCGTACCGTATCGAAAAGCGCATACCGTATACCGTACAAAAAATTACGGCATAGAAAACTtttataccgataccgtaccgaaaatttcggtataccgatttttaatataccaaaaatttcgaTATCTATAACTAGCGTACCGGTTATACCGAAATTTTACGGTGTATCGAGATTTTGGTACGATAtcgatatttttaaatttttatataatatttcggTATATCGGTATACCGGTATAtactgaaattttcaaatttcataccgTTACCGTATCGAAAAATTCGGTATCGTTACCGTAACGTACCAAAATCTTCAGTATATTAAAAATTCGATAAATTCGTTATTTTTCGATACGGTAAcctcggtataccgaaaattcgatatttttttcCCACCTTGCATGACACACTGTCGTCGGAGAACCTTTTTCAGCATGATTATGAAGTTTTTACTACTGGAGACATTTTAAATAAGTTCTTTTGAATCATGTTCCAAATCGTAGTCGAGTTTCATATATTTCTACAGTTTTCGTTTTACACGTTAGAAGTTTATGAATTTTacgatttaaaaattttgaatgcttgatatttattctttttcaATGTATATGAAGGGTGACTTTACTTTTACATGAAAATACGTAAGAGATTTTCTTTTTTCGCATTTAAAATGAGTAAGCATGTTGGTGACGTCTGACATTGGTAACGTGCCAGATGTTACAAAATATATCCTCATTTTGAGGAGTGTGTAGGTAGGTGTGAGTGTACAATATATTTATGCAATGGTTGCACAGAAAATTTTACCTTACTGTTATAGATTATCCCAGTCCAACTGCTTGCCGcagatatataaataaaaattttaaaaggaaACCTCtgaaaattagaaaaattaattaataattacaaggaaatataattataattataattataataaaaaaatatatatgatcaTATTATTGCCATTAATTCGAAACATTgtaagagagagagagagaggaagACAGCTGAAAGCTTCCACAAAGACTTGAACAGAGTCCACATCTCTGTACACTGTCACTCAAACGATTCGACAGAAGATACTCATTTTCTGAGCTCAATTGATGTGATTTTCTCGttccaaaggtgaagaaattgATGATTTAATCAACAGCCGTGTGCGAAAATGGGGAAGAATTACACGTTGAATCCGAATGATTACAAGCTTCTGGAGGAGGTCGGATATGGTGCCAGCGCGACTGTTTACAGAGCGATCTATGTGCCTTCTAAGGAAGTCGTGGCTGTAAAGTGTTTGGATCTCGATCGATGCAATATCAATCTggtttgttaatttttaaatgaattttttaCTTCATTTATTTGGCAAGTATTTGAGTGTGTATTTGTTGTTTGTATAATTTTGTTCCAGTCTATGTGCTTGACTTGAATTAAGTTGGTGTTTGAGGTAAGATGATTTGCGGTGTAGGTGGgtgttgttttgattggtttgaCTTTCGATGTACGAGGTTGTGAGTTCCTGTTTACAGTTGCTCGTGGACTTGATCGATTGGTCTGGGCAAACGATTAGGAGGATGAAGTTCAGAACTTTAAGCCTGATTGTTTTTAGTTGGATAATTTAATTGATCGTGGTTAGAAAAAATTGGGTAAATTCTTTGATCATAGGTTTTCTGGGAATCGACATTAATTTGTCCAAATGATTTTGAAAATCCTGGAGTTCTGGTTAGGATCCACAGGTTCAATTGAAGGGGTTGAGAGCAGTGGCACTCGACTtaacaaaaatcaaattctatttctaattTTCAAAGAGTTGGTGTGTGTGACAATAAGCTATCATAGTGGATTAAATTGATTTGGTTTTAACTCGATTaacttttaaattatttgtaaTTTGACAAGTACCAGCGTGGTAAAATAATGTAGAACTCCTTTCCAGAAGTATAGGTTTTTCACCTCAAAACATATTGACTCATGTTCTCTATCTGAACATGAATGAAAATCCAAACAAAAGGCACTTCATAGTTCACCACGATGGAGGTTAAATGGAATCAAAGAAGTGACGAAAAATATATGTGTGGTTGTTACATTGACCATTTTGGTAAACATTAGTATCTCAACCTTACAAGAAAACAAACAAATATGATGCCACGTGCATGAAATATGAAATTATTTATACCTTTAAAGGGTAGTTTATGACCATGAGTCAGTCTATAAGTTGGGATGACCAAGTTAACTTCTTTTCACTGGAACCAGTGTTCTAAATTTAGCCAAGGTGGCCGCCTAGGCGGTTCTGTCGGGGGTTCGGGGTAGAAGATGAGCGTGGAGCGCGAGGCGGTCAAAGTCAGCAAAATTGGAAAAAATCCTAATGATGAATACACTTAATATACTTTTGCTTCCAAAACGTAATTGTCCTGCCAATTCAGTCACCAACAACTCCGGCCTCCTTCCACCTCGAACCTCTCTCCACCGCCGCATTTATCAATAGACTTGTCATCATAGttgcatttatatatttatttgcacCTTGTATAAATTGTATTGTATGAAGCTTATTTATCCATAAACACCATTTAATTACACATACTACGTAAAGAATGATGACTATTTGTGATTGCATTGTatgattataaataaatatgtataaaaaatagtaaaaaaaaagtaaatcaCTTAGGTGGCTGAAGCAGTAGGCGGTCACTGACCACCTTGCTAGAGCCTACCGCCATTTACAACACTGCTGACAATAGCGGATTTGACTAGTGAGCATCTCGTTATTACATTATGTGTTTCTCACTTTAGAATATGGGACAGTCTGTGGAAGTCTGAAGTTTAAATAGGAGCGCATCTATCTTGGGTCAGATGGCGTGTATCAGGATTACTTGTGCCGTTGTGCGTGAGTTGAATAGACAGATCTGAAGTTTTTTATATTGAATTTAAGAAATGGGGAAAATTTGTAGCTAGTTGATTGACATTATGAATGGTCCATTTACATTATACATACAGAACCTTAAGCTTATACCACTGGAAATTAGGTATATTAGTTCAAGAACATCAACATTTAACTCCTGTCACAATTTGCCACAAATACAGGCACCATTTGGTCTGTGAATTCATGTGTGGCTCCCAGTTCAGGTAACCAATTTGCTTTTTGAATGCCAAATATACCTGATTGTATGACAAAATTATCAAATCCTTGTGTTAGTTTTGTATATAGTTTTCTGCGTTGAATTAGTCAAGACCTATAGTTTTTCTATTCTAAGTGTCAATGAGTATTTTGTCCCTTCCACGAAGAGCGAATGTTAGTTCTACTCTTTAAGTAGTGAAATATCTTTTTTCCACCAGTAAATTTAATGATGATGTAACCTTCTACGGTTACCTGCTACTTTTCTATCCAGTACAACACAAGGCTGACCTAGGAATAAATGTTACAGCTTTAAGTTTTTTGTCATGTGTAAGACATGCAAAGATGATTAACATCTGTCACTTAGTTTGGCTAATGTTTTACAGATTTAAAATTTAGTAATGTCAAAGAACTTTACCATTATTATTCACGCTTAACCAATATCTTTGTTGACTTATAATTCATAACTACTACCATTTCAATTGACGTGGGGAAATTCTTTTTTGTTACTAGATTTGAGAGGTTGCTGTGCAACCAAATTGTGTGAAATCTGTCATTGTACTTCTTTGGGTCTATATCTTATGTTATACCTTAAGGAAATACTGTTTTATAATAGTATCCTTCTTGTGTTTAAAACCATTAAATATGTATGGGAGACACTGTTTTAGGAAATCTAGCCCGTTCTTATGCAGGATGATATTCACAGGGAAGCTCAAACAATGAGTTTAATTGATCATCCTAACGTCATAAGAGCCTTTTGTTCATTTGTTGTTGACCGCAACCTTTGGGTGGTCATGCCTTTTATGTCTGAGGGTTCTTGCCTACATCTAATGAAGATAGCTTATCCAGATGGGTTTGAAGAGTCTGCAATCGGGGCCATATTGAAAGAAACTCTGAAGGCTTTGGATTACCTTCATAGTCATGGCCATATCCATCGTGATGTTAAGGTCAATCTACTCCTTTACTAATGGGATTATTTTGGGCATGTTCATACTTAGCAAATTCTTTGGACACCTATAAACTAGTGACTGAATTTACAATTGTTTTAACATTTTTTCTGCAGGCAGGAAACATATTAATGGATGGTGATGGTGAGGTAAAGCTAGCTGACTTTGGTGTATCAGTTTGCATGTTTGACAGAGGTGATAGACAACGGTCAAGGAATACCTTTGTGGGAACTCCGTGCTGGTAGTTTGGCATTTTCATGTACTTCTTTGTTTAGAATTTTGTGATGTacttttgtttcttcttttcctGCTTAAGTGTCATTGCATTTTCCATACTCTTGTGATATAGGATGGCACCAGAAGTGTTGCAGCCTGGAACTGGATATGATTTCAAGTGGGTTCTACTCCAACTCTACATAATACCATAGGTTTTATGACGTAACAAGTGGTTCATGGATTTATTGAGCTAATATATAGCATTTTATGTCAAATATAAAGGGCTGACATATGGTCATTTGGAATAACTGCACTGGAGCTGGCTCATGGTCATGCGCCATTTTCAAAATATCCTCCAATGAAGGTTTGAATTTGATGATTGTGCTTGAAACCTTGCACATGTGTTCCTGTAGATTACTGTAGCAAATATGTGTAATTATTAATTCTCCAACATTTTGTACTAGGTTCTGCTGATGACCATACAAAATGCCCCACCTGGACTTGACTATGACCGTGATAAAAGATTTTCCAAGGTATCTGTGATATGTTTGTTTGCGGATTTTCTCTTTCATATTTATCAAATTCTTGAAAGTCTTTGACCTGTCTGGTATTGAGGAATCTTCATTTTGAAATAGTCTTTTAAAGAAATGGTTGCCATGTGCTTGGTGAAAGATCAAACAAAGAGGCCAACTGCAGAAAAATTACTAAAACATTCCTTTTTCAAGAATGCCAAGCCTCCAGAGCTTTctgtaaaaaaattatttgcaaACTTGCCCCCTCTGTGGAAGCGTATGAAAGAACTTCAGGTATACCATGCTCAGGGTAATAAGAGCAGGCTTTTAAAGTAATTTATTCATATATTACTGTATATGCTCTCATGAACTCATTGCAGCTCAAGGACGCTGCTCAGcttgctttaaaaaaaatgccTTCAGCAGAACAAGAGGCTTTATCGCAGGTTTGAAGCATCACCAGAAGTtaatgttttatttaatttgccTTTTGATTCTGTGGGTTTGAGAAATAGAACATTGGCGCCCCTGTATCTCATACTCCCTGCTTTTGCTTTTTTATCATGAAGTGAAATGTTCTTCGTCACGCACTGACGCcatcatgatattatttttttcaactaCATATCTTCTAAGTCCATGGACTTCATATACCCAGCATGGTCCCCTGATTGACTGAATATATTTGGTTTTGTTTCAAAGACATGTTTAAATGATAGGTTAAAAGGACTTTGCCTGcggtttttctttttctttacgAAATCTAAGACTGCCAGCTCAATCTATACGAAACAAAAATCTGCCTATACATTTGTAGAAATTGGGAAAATATATTTCTTGTATAGTCATGTGAAGTATTTTACACTTCTACATACACACAACAGTGAATAGAGAATCCCTAAAATTTATTTACAAGAATTGATCCTAATCTGCACCATTTTTCATCTACTCAAAATCATGCTAAACCATAATTCTTATTTACGCCACTAGTCTCAAGTTTCAACATACCAGTgttgttaaataaaatatttttttagtgtaAAGATTATCAATAAAGGAGCCATCTTCATTAGTTGCATCTTGAGTGGGATACTTCTTATTTTGGGACGGGAGCAGGTTGCTAAATCTGGTGTCTTCCactatttgttttttaattggATGGATAATAGTGATCATTTGGTGGGTGGTGAGTATTGGATCTTGTTATACTAGATGAACAACAACTTTACTTTTAGCTGGAAAATTTGGGAAAGCAGTGTCTGCACCCCCAACTCACCGCCATAACAAATAAAAACACACCTACTCTGCGcgcatgtgtgtgtgtgtgtctatTTGTCTATCGTTCTCTTGATTTGCATGTTTGTGTTTGTCTTTCAGAGTGAGTACAAGCGAGGTGTAAGTGCCTGGAATTTCGATATAGATGATTTGAAGCTCCAAGCATCTTTGGTAGGGCGATGGCAAGAACTTAATGTCCACAGTTTAAGATACAATCATTTTATGCTTGGTAACTTGTGCATCTTGGCTGTTATTATCATGACAGATGCAAGAGGATGACATACAAGAAAtcaaggaagaagaagaaaacttgAAGTTTTGTATGAATCCCAAGGTGATTATCATTCTGTACCAAAACTATGAATTCTTTCCGGAGCTCCTGTCTTTGATGGAGTGGACACCTCGAAGTTATTATTTCAATCTTTTATACTTCTATTAAAGCATAATGCTCTTGGTTATTTGTAGGATACATCTAATTCTGCCATGAAACCAATAGCTACAAGCCAGATCAATGGCAGGTTATTTTAGGCCCTTATTCACccgaattatttaattttagttccTCTGATATTCAATTCCACCGAGTTATCACTCTCTCTGTATAATGTTTTTTACTATCTACCATAGTTCCATTTGAGTTTTTGTGATATGCTACATATAAAAATTCACCCTGGCTTAGCTGTTTGGTTTATAACATGCTTTTGATTCATGATTAAAGTCAGTCATCCTGCGATCCTCATGCTTCTGAACAGCCTCATGCTCTGTTACCGACTGTTTTCCAGGGGAAAAACAAATTGTGATGATGTGTCTGTGGTTGAAAGTGAGACCAAGAAAGGAACAGTATTCGAGAGTGATTTTGTAGAATCTGAAAATGATGGAATTACTGGAGTAAAAAAATGCAGATCAACGGCGGAGATGCCACATTCAATGCTAGAGAAAGATGCATTGCAAGCCAAGTCTAGAATTCAGAGTGGCAGATCTCGTGAATGCCAAAGTGGGCCACTCATGCCTGGTGCAGTGCTAAGTTCGCTGTCAGAAAGAGCACGCAACTTGGAGAGGTATTATAATATTCATTTGATTGTTTCTCCAACTCCTTCTGCACTATGTTATGTTGCACTACAAGAATCCTCAACTTTGTTGGGACCTGAAACTTTTGGTGCAATTGGAAAAATGTTGGAGAGCTACCCATATAGCTGCACTGCACAAGTATGATTTTGATCAACATATTGCAGCTTACTTCTTTTACTATTTACGCTTATAAGTAGATATAGTTACGTGACACAAGTCTTTCATAAtactttatatttttacttcaaataCTTGTCATAATCCTTTAATTAGAGCTTATAGTTTCAAGGTAAATGGTAATTACTCCCTTTGATGATTAAGAGTGCAAAGAAATCATGTTACTTTATACTTATTAGAAATTAACCCACCAAAAGAAGCACCTAACATACCTTTGGTTTATCCACCAACGTCAAGACCCAAAACCGCCACATTACTTTGTCAAAGTGCTGAAGAGAAATGGACTTTTTATATTTGTTTAATCCACTAGGGATTTTCTGCTTTTCTTGATTTTGACAAGGATTTAAACTACTTTTCTGTGGACGCAATCATTTTTCCTTGTATGGTGTTTGGGAGCTGATCGATTTGAATTTACAACCATGTTAAGCTACACATTTGACTTATTGCAGAACCTTTTTGCTCTGatatgtttttggttttgtaaAATGCTTATGGTGAATATTATGCCTGAAATTAAAATTGGTTATTTATTTCACTATTTTCTAAGTACCTTTATGATTTTCCTAAAGACGAGAGATGTTAAACTTTTAACATTCGTTTCTAATGAGTTGTTAAAACTGGGTGTCCTTTCATTCATAATCAGTTGAAGCTTTCACATGTTAGCTGGAATTCCTTTAACCTTTGTCATCTTATTCTGGAAAAAAATATGTTTCTCCAGGTCTGAGATTCAAAACCAGCTAGTACGAAAAACTCCGAGCTTTAGCGGTCCTCTAAATCTTCCTAATCGGGCTTCAGCAAATAGTTTATCAGCTCCAATAAAATCTTCAGGAGGTAATTATATGGTTTTGTATAGTTAGCAACCAATATTTAGTACTTTATGTAGATAAATTTTTGCAAGCACTTAGATCTATGACTTTTTTAGGGTTTACAGATTCCTCCGAGGACAAGTCAAAGAATAATTTGGTACAAATAAAAGGGAGGTTTTCTGTAACATCAGAAAATGTTGATCTTGTAAAGGTACTATGTCATTCTcgttgctttttttttttttgggttttccaTCGTATTGACATTGCTTTCATTCTATTGACTTTTGCTAATTTGTATACTAGGACATTCCATTATATACATCTTCCCAGAGAAATTCCCAGGTAAGAGGATAGATGTTGCCTTGACTAGTTAAAGAAGATGACGAGGATGTGTAGTTCTATTTTTTGACTATATTATTATATGGTTTTCAGGGATCCCCACTTAGGAAGTCCGCGAGCGTTGGAAACTGGATATTTGAGTCTAAGCAAATGGTTGTGTTCTCATCACCTTCTTTCCACTATTTTAAGCTACTGGAAATTTATTTCTGTTAAATCCCACTTTATttgtttgcaatttttggaGTAAAATCTATTGCTTAGCTTCGGTTAATGATTTTCTGATTGCAGCCTAACAATCAGGTACACAAGGAACTTGCCAACAGTAACCTACCAGCCTCAATTCTCTTGCCTCACCTTCAGAATCTTTTCCAGCAAACATCAATTCAACAAGTATGAACTTTTTCCTGTATGCTTTTTGGTGCATGGATTTGTTATGCTGCAGCAAATGCAGTATTTGATCTCTTTTTCCTTTTACATTGCCACCTGAACTGCAGGATCTCATAATGAATCTATTGAGTAGCTTGCAACCCCCAGAGGTAGCAGATGGTGAGATGAAAATCTGGTGGTTTGAAGTTATAGTAGCTGTATGTGTGAAATTTGGGATTCTTGATATGTTTAGAAATTTCTTTCTTTGCAGCTCCTCAAAATGGGAAATTGCCTCCATTGCCTCGTGGTTCAGAGACTAACGGAAGCGTAAGCACGTACTCAATTCACCATAGTGATTTGTTGTTTTGAGCCATCtatgatatttttttcttaaacaGTCATAGAAAGCGTAAATATGCAGCTTTAAAGATGCAATTTCTTATTCATATTCTTGTTTTTACATCAGCATGTCATAGATATTCAATgtataaaaggaaatttaaacatATATGTACTTAGTTTGCATGCGTCAACTCTGTATGATTGCCGAATATATGTATGACTCTGCTTCTCCATTTTGATTAAAATTTACCTTTGGTACTCTCCGCGAAAGAATTCATATGATGCATCATTCTATTAAAATGTTGTGTTATGCAATTCAAGGGTACTCGAATCCTCGTAGGGATGTAACTAACATTAGCTATTGGAGTGTTGGAAGTTTCAGCTTTTCCCTGCAGTGATCTTGTTATTTTACCTTGTCCAACtttgcaatcacatcatcataTTACAGCTCTAAATTTATTTGTCACACTATGAATATCTAGTGCAGACATTATTTTCCCTTGCTCAATTCACACTTCGCTTACTCTGTATTGTAATCTTGAGCATGATCGTAACATTATATAGCTTAAACTCATTTGTTAGTATTTATATTTCAACTTCTATTCCATTTTGGCTTGTGAATATCCTTGATGCTCAAGTTAGAAAATTTTGTCCATTTTTCTTTGTTAGATTGCTTGATTTCCTTAATCTCATTTTTTGTCGTGCATAGGCTGAATCTGCTATTTCTGAAAGGGAACGCATTCTCCTTATGAAGATCTCTGAACTTCAATTGAGGTGACGTATTTGGAGAGTTATTAAATTCTAGGAACCATTGTTTATGTTATCCTTTATCTTTTTCAAGAGAATTTCACTGATGTTGCTCTTGCAATTGACAGGATGATTAGCTTGACTGATGAATTAACTGCAGAAAGAGTGAAGTGTACTCAAGTAGGTTTGAATGTTTGTGTTTATACTGTATAATTATTCAGGAAGTCTCACACTGAAATTTCAATTTGTGAGGACTGGTTGATGAGGAGGAAAAAAGACCGCTTCTATTCAGATTCAAACATACTGGACCGTTGAACCTCTAAAATTGCCTTATAGAAGATTTAATACCTCTTCATTTCGAccataatcatattttatcttttcctTGGCAGTTGCAACAACAATTAAATGCTGTGTCTGCTCGTGAAGAGGATGTATATGGAAGGGAAGGAACTTCTTGAGTTGTCAGAAGTTTAGTTTCCGAAAGTGTAAAATGGCAGAACCTTGTAAATTCTGGTAATGACCTCGCCCGAAATGTTAATCTCAAGTATTTTGTCATTTCAAGACCTTTTACGCCTCTATCCTATTCTTTTGCAGCGTGAATTAAACGTAGGAATGTGTGTCAAAATTGTTCATATTTTCTGGAATCATGCCTCTTTTACCCACAGTTCTTCCGGCCGGGTCCAACAACGAATAGGAAAAATAATCATCGGAAGAAAATGTTGTTAAGTCATTTGAACGGGAAAATGGAAATTAGCTCCTAGTACAGATGATATGCGGCTTTAGTCCGATGTGTATTGTTTGTTAGAACGCTTCGTCACATTGGGACAGATGACCTTAAAGGGCGTTCAATTTGTATTCTGTAG comes from Henckelia pumila isolate YLH828 chromosome 4, ASM3356847v2, whole genome shotgun sequence and encodes:
- the LOC140859781 gene encoding uncharacterized protein isoform X2 — its product is MGKNYTLNPNDYKLLEEVGYGASATVYRAIYVPSKEVVAVKCLDLDRCNINLDDIHREAQTMSLIDHPNVIRAFCSFVVDRNLWVVMPFMSEGSCLHLMKIAYPDGFEESAIGAILKETLKALDYLHSHGHIHRDVKAGNILMDGDGEVKLADFGVSVCMFDRGDRQRSRNTFVGTPCWMAPEVLQPGTGYDFKADIWSFGITALELAHGHAPFSKYPPMKVLLMTIQNAPPGLDYDRDKRFSKSFKEMVAMCLVKDQTKRPTAEKLLKHSFFKNAKPPELSVKKLFANLPPLWKRMKELQLKDAAQLALKKMPSAEQEALSQSEYKRGVSAWNFDIDDLKLQASLMQEDDIQEIKEEEENLKFCMNPKDTSNSAMKPIATSQINGRGKTNCDDVSVVESETKKGTVFESDFVESENDGITGVKKCRSTAEMPHSMLEKDALQAKSRIQSGRSRECQSGPLMPGAVLSSLSERARNLERSEIQNQLVRKTPSFSGPLNLPNRASANSLSAPIKSSGDSSEDKSKNNLVQIKGRFSVTSENVDLVKDIPLYTSSQRNSQGSPLRKSASVGNWIFESKQMPNNQVHKELANSNLPASILLPHLQNLFQQTSIQQDLIMNLLSSLQPPEVADAPQNGKLPPLPRGSETNGSAESAISERERILLMKISELQLRMISLTDELTAERVKCTQLQQQLNAVSAREEDVYGREGTS
- the LOC140859781 gene encoding uncharacterized protein isoform X1; this translates as MGKNYTLNPNDYKLLEEVGYGASATVYRAIYVPSKEVVAVKCLDLDRCNINLDDIHREAQTMSLIDHPNVIRAFCSFVVDRNLWVVMPFMSEGSCLHLMKIAYPDGFEESAIGAILKETLKALDYLHSHGHIHRDVKAGNILMDGDGEVKLADFGVSVCMFDRGDRQRSRNTFVGTPCWMAPEVLQPGTGYDFKADIWSFGITALELAHGHAPFSKYPPMKVLLMTIQNAPPGLDYDRDKRFSKSFKEMVAMCLVKDQTKRPTAEKLLKHSFFKNAKPPELSVKKLFANLPPLWKRMKELQLKDAAQLALKKMPSAEQEALSQSEYKRGVSAWNFDIDDLKLQASLMQEDDIQEIKEEEENLKFCMNPKDTSNSAMKPIATSQINGRGKTNCDDVSVVESETKKGTVFESDFVESENDGITGVKKCRSTAEMPHSMLEKDALQAKSRIQSGRSRECQSGPLMPGAVLSSLSERARNLERSEIQNQLVRKTPSFSGPLNLPNRASANSLSAPIKSSGGFTDSSEDKSKNNLVQIKGRFSVTSENVDLVKDIPLYTSSQRNSQGSPLRKSASVGNWIFESKQMPNNQVHKELANSNLPASILLPHLQNLFQQTSIQQDLIMNLLSSLQPPEVADAPQNGKLPPLPRGSETNGSAESAISERERILLMKISELQLRMISLTDELTAERVKCTQLQQQLNAVSAREEDVYGREGTS
- the LOC140859781 gene encoding uncharacterized protein isoform X3 → MQYQSDGFEESAIGAILKETLKALDYLHSHGHIHRDVKAGNILMDGDGEVKLADFGVSVCMFDRGDRQRSRNTFVGTPCWMAPEVLQPGTGYDFKADIWSFGITALELAHGHAPFSKYPPMKVLLMTIQNAPPGLDYDRDKRFSKSFKEMVAMCLVKDQTKRPTAEKLLKHSFFKNAKPPELSVKKLFANLPPLWKRMKELQLKDAAQLALKKMPSAEQEALSQSEYKRGVSAWNFDIDDLKLQASLMQEDDIQEIKEEEENLKFCMNPKDTSNSAMKPIATSQINGRGKTNCDDVSVVESETKKGTVFESDFVESENDGITGVKKCRSTAEMPHSMLEKDALQAKSRIQSGRSRECQSGPLMPGAVLSSLSERARNLERSEIQNQLVRKTPSFSGPLNLPNRASANSLSAPIKSSGGFTDSSEDKSKNNLVQIKGRFSVTSENVDLVKDIPLYTSSQRNSQGSPLRKSASVGNWIFESKQMPNNQVHKELANSNLPASILLPHLQNLFQQTSIQQDLIMNLLSSLQPPEVADAPQNGKLPPLPRGSETNGSAESAISERERILLMKISELQLRMISLTDELTAERVKCTQLQQQLNAVSAREEDVYGREGTS